In Fusarium fujikuroi IMI 58289 draft genome, chromosome FFUJ_chr08, one genomic interval encodes:
- a CDS encoding probable chitin synthase, with protein MASRMSMYSMASEALGGGPQAAQVSTTTLLNAIHNIYLSSQPYQLDASTSLVVNTWLTAAQAGATVDATLAARAWEHARRRAEDGCVILGSLHQSTPSLLVPFLNTFPFAIPASIYKSLEALQPFLRCVAPYNASAPRQIALGVTLTLSLGGNVTGASLALSQGGIDTENGLLNIPAEAGYRAFDVFYYLLTSASTPAEREFLGLKTPSAYALLARSGTYEPPSYLITADDGAAADDFRQALKEIGIKGSAHRNFISTLAGLLKLGNTLDYDADSDDFEEICEDVSGLLGMEPEVLMQQLSTEDRRTLVGGLYEALVDWVISKANSAIAAQMLRIRDGDESMDGRGVRTPTSNEDGDTVSITVVEVPEPSIGRALAMRTIFDDSIGLNAEMIEDGVEVHPIGSSVVREMQQAVSDVAPDLGIMTGPQGRDRQHDLEKREVILEKVAYGSEDDSFVKKLLFPVEGEGISLGRAGRFDLPALLSASRTWFHLSLHPTDDSPANLATLPAITSAWSAGTVSRQLRSWRLPEWANRRNRNLDYTADFDVDEFVGRYGALGCKDGKDGIETWMLERGWSNGEVFIGKERIWVREGPWWEAETMLDIKPAHSLQSMGQNPFTSGFDTSYSANPPNGSGFFPPPAMDNSFNGSNDQLMHTRNFSQGNMSQVTLNQHQNLNPQSAPSIAPSAMRNVQTTGDYGLGTKGDTYKGQVYYNEDGEFTGILDGELAKNKKIESKPLPFGRRAWIAFVWALTFWIPSPLLKFIGRMRRPDVRMAWREKFVLFFLIILINGMVVFWIIGFGKLLCPNANKAWNVKEVASHAEDEKAFWVAIHGKVYDITDFWQQQHSDTSIKVTKSNMLPLSGMVMDDYFMPPLNRACRGLGIKETTQLTFNDTITNPLAQHTSGFYTRDRTSALHDPDWYWKKFQPKIKEYYHGNLVWKKSKVKNEGENEQHMWATYGNEVYDLTDYLHTLDVNDNFDSYKFLNEDMVDLWKNSPGTNIKKDLDLLIANAKNETVSANLKNSWQCIQNIAYKGILDFRDSPRCQVNNYLLLAFAVIICIVTAVKFLAALQFGSKRRPSPQDKFVICQVPVYTEGEDSLRKALDSLTALQYDNKRKLICVICDGVVVGQGNDRPTPKIVLDILGVDPKVDPPALPFKSVGSSSEQLNYGKVYSGLYEFEGNVVPYIVVVKVGKESEQSKAKPGNRGKRDSQILLMSFLNRVHHRAPMSPLELEMFHQVNNIIGVDPELYEYLLMVDADTCVEEDSLNRLVAACAHNAKIAGICGETTLENDEKTWWTMIQVYEYFISHHLAKAFESLFGSVTCLPGCFTMYRLRSVDKGKPLIISDAVIKDYSICDVDTLHKKNLLSLGEDRYLTTLMTKYFPEMSYKFIPDAQCKTAAPESWSVLLSQRRRWINSTIHNLVELMQLKELCGFCCFSMRFVVFIDLCGTIILPSTCVYIGYLIYILATGSGPIPYISIAMIAAVYGLQALIFILKRQWQHIGWMIIYLLAFPIYSFILPLYSFWNQDNFSWGNTRIVIGEKGNKQVVAVDDEGFDPRSIPLQRWDDYALANNLPGRRGGYQEKTDYSYGDNYELDEIKSVYSAGPQGSVLTAMPGRNTYMPPQSPAFNNGRTSTMGFQDSPMQHRQSMLSMGTGVHDMRSQSPYQDYPGQHPSVSNLRGQANLSPATGGGHSRSGTALGFSSGARSPMPDAMRSQSSFDFQHGHAGPNDMAIVESIRSVLCEVDLDTVTKKQVRALVEQRLQTELVGERRTFMDRQIDHELENM; from the exons ATGGCCAGCCGAATGTCCATGTACTCGATGGCTTCAGAGGCACTGGGTGGTGGTCCTCAAGCCGCTCAGGTGTCCACCACAACTCTCCTGAACGCCATCCACAACATCTACTTGTCTTCTCAGCCCTATCAACTCGATGCCAGCACCAGTCTAGTTGTCAATACATGGCTTACAGCTGCTCAGGCTGGAGCTACTGTTGATGCTACTCTCGCTGCTCGAGCATGGGAACATGCTAGACGCCGTGCTGAGGATGGCTGTGTGATCTTGGG ATCACTCCACCAGTCAACTCCTTCATTGCTCGTGCCTTTCCTCAACACATTCCCCTTCGCCATTCCTGCTTCCATCTACAAGTCTCTGGAAGCTTTACAGCCGTTCCTCCGATGCGTTGCTCCCTACAATGCTTCTGCTCCACGACAGATCGCCCTCGGCGTTACACTGACCTTGAGTTTGGGAGGAAATGTTACAGGCGCCTCGCTTGCTTTATCCCAAGGTGGCATTGACACCGAGAACGGTTTGCTGAACATACCCGCCGAGGCTGGTTACCGTGCTTTTGAtgtattttattatctcctCACATCAGCATCCACACCCGCCGAGCGAGAATTCTTAGGCCTCAAAACCCCTTCAGCGTATGCCCTTCTGGCTCGCTCCGGCACATATGAGCCGCCATCCTACCTCATCACCGCCGACGATGGTGCTGCGGCCGATGACTTCCGTCAAGCTCTGAAGGAGATTGGCATCAAGGGTTCTGCCCACCGCAACTTCATTTCCACGCTTGCCGGTCTGCTCAAGCTGGGCAACACTCTCGACTACGATGCCGACTCAGACGATTTTGAGGAGATTTGCGAGGATGTTagtggccttcttggcatggAACCAGAGGTGCTCATGCAGCAGCTGAGCACTGAGGACCGCCGAACACTCGTTGGTGGTTTGTACGAGGCTCTTGTCGACTGGGTGATTTCAAAGGCCAACAGCGCTATTGCTGCTCAGATGCTTCGCATTCGAGATGGCGACGAGTCCATGGATGGTCGCGGTGTGCGCACTCCCACCTCCAATGAGGACGGTGATACTGTCTCAATCACTGTTGTGGAAGTCCCTGAGCCTTCCATCGGCCGGGCCTTAGCTATGCGTACGATTTTCGATGATTCCATTGGACTCAACGCTGAGATGATCGAGGATGGTGTCGAGGTCCACCCCATTGGATCTTCTGTGGTTCGTGAGATGCAGCAAGCCGTTTCTGATGTCGCACCTGATCTGGGTATCATGACTGGCCCCCAGGGAAGGGACCGCCAACatgatcttgagaagcgGGAGGTCATTTTGGAGAAGGTTGCTTACGGATCCGAAGATGACAGTTTCGTAAAGAAGCTGTTGTTCCCTGTGGAGGGTGAAGGAATCAGCCTTGGTCGCGCAGGTCGTTTCGATCTACCTGCCCTTCTGAGTGCCAGCCGTACTTGGTTCCATCTTTCCCTTCATCCTACGGATGACTCGCCTGCCAACTTGGCTACTCTCCCTGCCATCACTTCGGCATGGTCAGCTGGCACAGTCTCCCGCCAGCTTCGCTCATGGAGACTTCCCGAGTGGGCTAATCGTCGTAACCGCAACCTTGATTACACAGCTGACTTCGACGTCGACGAATTCGTCGGTCGATACGGCGCTCTCGGTTGCAAGGATGGCAAAGACGGCATCGAGACCTGGATGCTCGAGAGAGGATGGAGCAACGGCGAAGTCTTCATCGGCAAGGAGCGAATCTGGGTTCGCGAAGGTCCTTGGTGGGAGGCAGAGACCATGCTTGATATCAAGCCCGCTCACAGTCTTCAAAGCATGGGCCAAAATCCTTTCACTTCAGGCTTTGACACAAGTTATTCAGCCAACCCTCCCAATGGCAGCGGTTTCTTCCCTCCTCCTGCTATGGACAACAGCTTCAATGGAAGCAATGATCAGCTGATGCACACTCGCAACTTCAGCCAAGGCAACATGAGCCAGGTTACCTTGAACCAGCATCAGAACCTCAACCCCCAATCAGCACCCTCAATTGCCCCCTCAGCTATGCGCAACGTCCAGACCACTGGTGATTACGGTCTCGGTACCAAGGGTGACACATATAAGGGTCAAGTCTATTACAACGAGGATGGTGAATTCACCGGAATCTTGGATGGTGAacttgccaagaacaagaagatcgagtCAAAGCCTTTGCCTTTCGGTCGTCGGGCATGGATTGCTTTCGTTTGGGCCCTGACTTTCTGGATTCCTTCGCCTCTGCTCAAATTCATTGGCCGTATGCGTCGACCCGATGTTCGCATGGCCTGGCGTGAGAAGTtcgttctcttcttcctcattatTCTTATTAACGGTATGGTCGTTTTCTGGATTATCGGTTTCGGAAAGCTTTTGTGCCCCAATGCAAACAAGGCATGGAACGTCAAGGAGGTTGCTAGTCACGCAGAGGACGAAAAGGCCTTCTGGGTAGCCATTCACGGAAAGGTCTACGACATCACCGATTTCTGGCAACAACAGCACAGCGATACCAGCATTAAGGTCACGAAGTCCAACATGCTGCCTCTTTCCGGTATGGTCATGGATGACTACTTCATGCCTCCCCTGAACAGGGCTTGCAGAGGCCTTGGTATCAAGGAGACGACACAGCTCACTTTCAacgacaccatcaccaatcCCCTGGCCCAGCACACTTCCGGCTTTTATACCCGCGATCGTACCAGCGCGCTTCATGATCCCGACTGGTACTGGAAGAAGTTCCagcccaagatcaaggaatACTACCATGGCAATCTCGTTTGGAAGAAGAGTAAGGTCAAGAACGAGGGTGAAAACGAGCAACACATGTGGGCCACCTATGGCAACGAGGTTTATGATCTCACTGATTACTTACATACCCTCGACGTCAACGACAACTTCGATTCCTACAAGTTCCTAAACGAAGATATGGTAGACCTGTGGAAGAACAGCCCTGgaaccaacatcaagaaggatctcGACCTGCTCATCGCCAACGCAAAGAACGAGACTGTCAGTGCCAACCTTAAGAACAGTTGGCAGTGCATTCAAAACATTGCGTATAAGGGTATCCTTGATTTCCGTGATTCGCCACGATGCCAGGTCAACAACTACCTTCTTCTGGCTTTCGCCGTCATCATTTGCATCGTCACCGCCGTCAAGTTCCTTGCTGCCCTTCAATTTGGATCTAAGCGACGTCCCTCACCCCAGGATAAGTTTGTCATCTGCCAAGTGCCTGTCTACACCGAGGGTGAAGATTCTCTTCGAAAGGCTCTCGATTCATTGACTGCCCTCCAGTACGACAACAAGCGCAAGCTCATCTGTGTCATTTGCGATGGTGTCGTCGTTGGTCAAGGTAATGATCGCCCCACCCCCAAGATTGTTCTCGacattcttggtgttgatccCAAGGTTGACCCTCCTGCGCTTCCTTTCAAGTCTGTCGGCTCTAGCAGTGAGCAACTCAACTACGGCAAGGTTTACTCTGGTCTCTACGAGTTTGAGGGCAACGTTGTTCCCtacatcgtcgtcgtcaaggTTGGAAAGGAGTCTGAGCAGTCAAAGGCCAAGCCTGGTAACCGTGGCAAACGTGATTCTCAGATCCTGCTCATGAGCTTCCTCAACCGTGTCCACCACCGAGCACCCATGTCTCCCCTCGAGCTTGAAATGTTCCATCAggtcaacaacatcattggTGTGGATCCTGAGCTTTATGAGTACCTTCTCATGGTCGATGCCGATACCTGTGTCGAGGAAGACTCGCTCAACCgtcttgttgctgcttgTGCTCACAACGCCAAGATTGCTGGTATTTGTGGTGAAACTACCCTGGAGAacgatgaaaagacttggtGGACCATGATCCAGGTTTACGAATACTTCATCTCTCATCACCTTGCAAAGGCCTTCGAATCTCTTTTTGGCAGCGTTACTTGTTTGCCTGGATG CTTCACCATGTACCGTCTCCGAAGTGTTGACAAGGGCAAGCCTCTCATCATTTCTGATGCTGTTATCAAGGACTACAGTATTTGTGATGTAGACACCCTCCACAAGAAGAACCTTCTGTCTCTGGGTGAGGATCGTTATCTTACCACGCTGATGACCAAGTACTTCCCTGAGATGTCCTACAAGTTCATTCCCGATGCCCAGTGTAAGACTGCTGCCCCCGAGTCATGGAGTGTTCTGTTGTCTCAACGTCGACGATGGATCAACTCGACCATTCACAACCTTGTTGAACTTATGCAACTGAAGGAGCTCTGTGGTTTCTGCTGTTTCAGTATGCGATTTGTTGTGTTTATTGATCTTTGCGGTACCATTATTCTCCCCTCGACCTGTGTTTACATTGGTTACCTTATCTACATTCTGGCCACCGGCTCTGGACCCATTCCATACATCTCAATTGCTATGATTGCTGCTGTTTATGGTCTCCAGGCTCTTATCTTCATTCTCAAGAGGCAGTGGCAGCacattggatggatgatTATCTATCTCCTTGCTTTCCCAATCTACTCCTTCATCCTTCCCCTCTACTCTTTCTGGAACCAGGACAACTTTTCATGGGGTAACACCCGTATCGTCATTGGAGAGAAGGGCAACAAGCAGGTCGTCgctgttgacgatgagggCTTCGACCCTCGTTCTATTCCTTTGCAGCGTTGGGATGACTACGCTCTAGCTAACAACCTGCCTGGACGTCGTGGTGGATACCAAGAGAAGACCGACTATTCCTATGGTGACAActatgagcttgatgagatcaagtctGTGTACTCTGCTGGCCCTCAGGGCTCTGTCTTGACTGCTATGCCTGGCCGCAACACCTACATGCCTCCTCAGTCCCCCGCCTTCAACAACGGTCGCACATCGACCATGGGCTTCCAAGATTCTCCCATGCAGCATCGACAGTCGATGTTGTCTATGGGCACAGGTGTTCATGACATGCGTAGCCAGTCACCATACCAGGACTACCCTGGCCAACATCCCAGCGTGAGCAACCTCCGTGGCCAGGCCAATCTCTCACCCGCCACTGGCGGTGGACATAGCCGATCTGGCACTGCTCTGGGTTTCAGCAGTGGTGCTCGGTCTCCCATGCCGGATGCCATGCGATCGCAGTCCTCGTTCGACTTCCAACATGGCCACGCGGGGCCCAACGACATGGCTATCGTCGAGTCTATCCGCTCAGTTCTGTGCGAGGTTGACCTAGACACTGTGACCAAGAAGCAAGTCCGCGCTCTGGTCGAACAGCGTCTTCAGACCGAGCTTGTTGGTGAACGCCGAACATTTATGGATCGACAGATCGACCACGAGCTGGAGAACATGTAA
- a CDS encoding related to branched-chain alpha-ketoacid dehydrogenase kinase, mitochondrial precursor, with translation MRSRPWLNSINILCVSQTSHGRPPLSSKSLLSSANFALSLLPVRLAHRIQALRNLPYIVVANPNISRIYNNYLHSLSILLPYWHATREGRPISTLEDEIRFTNVLAELVATHTDTIPILAKGFLECRRYISPEEVTKFLDQHLRARIGTRLIAEQHIALHFSSQPHFDPNASPTPCPDDPSYIGVIDTSLRPAQIVESCAGFVADICELRYGVRPLLYIHGEPDTTFAFVPMHLEYIVTELLKNAFRATIENKSNEPVIVTIAPEPALTEEPSTASWSNSSIKHSDSPSKDSRDATDNDAIVPLDDNAPGVTIRIRDRGGGIPPEVSPNIWSYSFTTFSDDMDDFPGDGNGGDGLSAISTASTGGSSIAGLGYGLPLSRAYAEYFGGGIAVQSLYGWGTDVYLRLKGVGNLGKK, from the coding sequence ACACGGTCGGCCTCCTTTATCCTCCAAGTCCCTCCTCTCGTCCGCCAATTTTGCACTATCTCTTCTCCCCGTGCGCCTCGCCCATCGTATCCAAGCGCTTCGCAACCTCCCTTACATCGTCGTCGCGAACCCGAATATCTCACGTATATACAACAACTATCTCCATTCTTTATCAATACTCCTCCCATACTGGCACGCGACTCGTGAAGGACGACCAATATCGACTCTCGAAGACGAGATACGCTTCACAAATGTACTGGCCGAGCTCGTTGCGACACACACCGATACAATTCCCATTCTTGCAAAGGGCTTCCTCGAATGTCGACGATATATATCTCCCGAAGAGGTTACAAAATTCCTCGACCAGCACCTCCGTGCTCGAATTGGTACGCGCCTCATTGCGGAGCAGCATATTGCATTACATTTCAGTTCTCAGCCGCACTTTGACCCCAATGCTAGTCCAACACCGTGCCCTGATGATCCCTCGTACATTGGAGTCATCGACACATCTCTTCGCCCCGCACAAATAGTAGAGTCATGTGCTGGCTTCGTCGCTGATATCTGTGAGCTTCGATATGGCGTTCGGCCTCTTCTCTATATTCATGGCGAGCCAGACACCACATTCGCATTTGTCCCTATGCACCTCGAGTACATAGTTACTGAACTGCTTAAAAATGCTTTCCGTGCTACAATTGAGAACAAATCTAACGAACCTGTAATCGTTACGATCGCACCAGAGCCTGCCTTGACCGAAGAACCCTCTACAGCATCTTGGTCAAATTCATCGATCAAACACAGTGATTCGCCCTCAAAGGACAGCCGGGACGCCACCGATAACGATGCGATAGTCCCTCTAGATGATAATGCTCCAGGAGTGACAATTCGTATTCGCGATCGTGGTGGCGGGATTCCACCAGAGGTCAGCCCGAATATATGGTCGTACTCATTCACCACCTTCTCCGACGACATGGATGACTTTCCAGGAGATGGCAATGGTGGCGACGGTCTCAGTGCGATATCAACTGCCAGCACTGGCGGTAGTTCCATTGCCGGACTGGGATACGGACTACCTCTGAGCAGGGCATACGCCGAGTACTTTGGAGGTGGCATTGCGGTTCAGAGTCTATATGGCTGGGGAACGGATGTATACCTACGATTAAAGGGCGTTGGAAATCTGGGTAAGAAGTAG